Proteins encoded within one genomic window of Gammaproteobacteria bacterium:
- a CDS encoding EAL domain-containing protein has translation MDHGSTLTGLQQLLGSSRTAGGLDIALTKVAVDFQNLDEIDAAALVGAGAETLRTGTGCDAVAVVLMDPTGARVQRVFAARDAFTAINPETLQGEALAAWPWLDASLVHLRLLGIADTSAPASAQQADAARLRSLGAAAALLVGFEVAGHRAGFIAFFYGQPQAAWNADHQLLLKLLGSSLASGLERSRARQALAEIAERDAVLIATANDGSWDFDPRDGAMHFSPRWLAIMGYTEEDLRKAPIDWRRLLHTDELPRVQARLRDHIAGRTPLFESVHRMQRKDGEWRWMHCRARALLDGEGRLRRLIGVETDITEQKIYEEALFREKESAQITLQSIGDGVVTTDAECHVEYLNPVAEELTGWRLEEAAGRRIDEVFRGFHEETCEPLENPLSVAIRRTRPIKSVRPTLLIRRDGNEIYIESTAAPIRNDRGEVTGAVLVFHDVSESRELNRRLSYHASHDILTGLVNRREFENRLERALKSAKARETSYALCYLDLDQFKMVNDSCGHGAGDALLGQLGALLKSKIRWRDTLARLGGDEFGLLLESCTLEEALKAAEGLKTAIQEHKFNWDDRSFRLGTSIGVVPITAETQDVAALLSAGDSACQAAKAAGRNRIYSYQENDLDLMRRRREMQWAARITSALEESRFELFRMPIQPLQAEEFGAHYEILLRMRDEQGALVSPDLFIAAAERYGITPRIDRWVVETAFRWLVSDTDERERLALCSINLSGQSLVDDDFLPFVVRQFQRSGLDPTKICFEITETSAIASYAQASRFINALKELGCKFALDDFGTGLSSFGYLKHFPVDYLKIDGSFVKEILHDPIDREMVRSINEIGHLTGKQTIAEYAANAEIITMLKGMGVDYAQGYGISEPKRILMAASVVNG, from the coding sequence GTGGATCACGGTTCAACGCTGACGGGACTGCAGCAACTGCTCGGGAGCAGCCGCACGGCCGGCGGCCTCGACATCGCGCTGACCAAGGTCGCCGTCGATTTCCAGAACCTCGACGAGATCGATGCCGCCGCCCTGGTGGGCGCCGGCGCCGAGACCCTGCGTACCGGCACCGGCTGCGATGCCGTCGCCGTGGTGCTCATGGATCCCACCGGCGCGCGCGTGCAGCGCGTGTTCGCGGCCCGCGACGCCTTCACCGCCATCAATCCCGAGACCCTGCAGGGCGAGGCGCTCGCCGCCTGGCCCTGGCTGGACGCCAGCCTGGTGCACCTGCGCCTGCTCGGCATCGCCGACACCTCGGCCCCGGCCAGCGCCCAGCAGGCCGATGCCGCGCGCCTGCGCAGCCTGGGGGCCGCCGCGGCGCTGCTGGTGGGCTTCGAGGTGGCCGGGCACCGCGCGGGCTTCATCGCCTTCTTCTACGGTCAGCCGCAGGCGGCCTGGAACGCCGACCACCAGCTGCTGCTGAAGCTGCTCGGCTCGAGCCTGGCCTCGGGCCTGGAGCGCTCGCGGGCGCGGCAGGCGCTGGCCGAGATCGCCGAGCGCGATGCGGTGCTGATCGCCACCGCCAACGATGGCAGCTGGGATTTCGACCCGCGCGATGGCGCGATGCACTTCTCGCCGCGCTGGCTGGCGATCATGGGCTACACGGAGGAAGACCTGCGCAAGGCGCCGATCGACTGGCGGCGGCTGCTGCATACCGACGAGCTGCCCCGGGTGCAGGCGCGGCTGCGCGATCACATCGCCGGGCGCACGCCGCTGTTCGAGAGCGTGCACCGCATGCAGCGCAAGGACGGCGAGTGGCGCTGGATGCACTGCCGGGCGCGGGCCCTGCTCGACGGCGAGGGCCGCCTGCGCCGGCTGATCGGCGTGGAGACGGACATCACCGAGCAGAAGATCTACGAGGAGGCGCTGTTCCGCGAGAAGGAGAGCGCGCAGATCACGCTGCAGTCCATCGGCGACGGCGTGGTGACCACGGATGCCGAGTGCCACGTGGAATATCTCAACCCGGTGGCCGAGGAGCTGACCGGCTGGCGCCTCGAGGAAGCCGCCGGCCGGCGCATCGACGAGGTGTTCCGCGGCTTCCACGAGGAGACCTGCGAGCCGCTGGAGAACCCGCTCTCGGTGGCGATCCGCCGCACGCGGCCGATCAAGTCGGTGCGGCCCACGCTGCTGATCCGCCGCGACGGCAACGAGATCTACATCGAGAGCACTGCGGCGCCGATCCGCAACGACCGCGGCGAGGTGACCGGCGCCGTGCTGGTGTTCCACGACGTCAGCGAGTCGCGCGAGCTCAACCGCCGGCTGTCCTACCATGCCAGCCACGACATCCTCACCGGGCTGGTCAACCGCCGCGAATTCGAGAACCGGCTGGAGCGGGCGCTGAAGAGCGCCAAGGCGCGGGAGACATCCTATGCGCTCTGCTACCTCGACCTCGACCAGTTCAAGATGGTCAACGACTCCTGCGGCCACGGCGCCGGCGACGCGCTGCTCGGGCAGCTCGGTGCGCTGCTGAAGTCGAAGATCCGCTGGCGCGACACGCTGGCCCGCCTCGGCGGCGACGAGTTCGGCCTGCTGCTCGAGAGCTGCACGCTGGAGGAGGCGCTGAAGGCCGCCGAGGGCCTGAAGACGGCGATCCAGGAACACAAGTTCAACTGGGATGACCGCAGCTTCCGCCTCGGCACCAGCATCGGCGTGGTGCCCATCACCGCCGAGACCCAGGACGTCGCCGCGCTGCTCTCCGCGGGAGACAGCGCCTGCCAGGCCGCGAAGGCGGCCGGGCGCAACCGCATCTACAGCTACCAGGAAAACGACCTCGACCTGATGCGCCGGCGGCGCGAGATGCAGTGGGCCGCGCGCATCACCAGTGCGCTGGAGGAATCACGCTTCGAGCTGTTCCGCATGCCCATCCAGCCGCTGCAGGCCGAGGAGTTCGGCGCCCACTACGAGATCCTGCTGCGCATGCGCGACGAGCAGGGCGCGCTGGTGTCGCCCGATCTGTTCATCGCCGCCGCCGAGCGCTATGGCATCACCCCGCGCATCGACCGCTGGGTGGTGGAGACCGCCTTCCGCTGGCTGGTCTCCGACACCGACGAGCGCGAGCGCCTCGCGCTCTGCTCCATCAACCTTTCCGGCCAGAGCCTCGTCGACGACGACTTCCTGCCGTTCGTCGTCCGCCAGTTCCAGCGCAGCGGCCTCGACCCCACGAAGATCTGCTTCGAGATCACCGAGACCTCGGCCATCGCCAGCTACGCCCAGGCCAGCCGCTTCATCAACGCGCTGAAGGAGCTCGGCTGCAAGTTCGCCCTGGACGACTTCGGCACCGGCCTGTCCTCCTTCGGCTACCTCAAGCACTTCCCCGTCGACTACCTGAAGATCGACGGCAGCTTCGTCAAGGAAATCCTCCACGACCCCATCGATCGCGAGATGGTCCGCTCCATCAACGAGATCGGCCACCTCACCGGCAAGCAGACCATCGCCGAATACGCCGCCAACGCCGAGATCATCACCATGCTCAAGGGCATGGGCGTGGACTACGCCCAGGGCTACGGCATCTCCGAGCCCAAGCGCATCCTGATGGCGGCTTCGGTGGTGAATGGGTGA
- a CDS encoding MBL fold metallo-hydrolase, producing MHVVVVPVTPFQQNCSLLRCDSGRAGAVIDPGGDIGQILATAQAEGIDIGKVLLTHAHIDHAGAAAELAARLGVPIEGPQREDQFWIEKLPEQSRMFGFPPAAAFTPARWLEHGDRVGVGDEELEVLHTPGHTPGHVVFFHRRDRIAFVGDVLFAGSVGRTDFPRGDFATLVDSITHRLWPLGDDVTFIPGHGPTSTFGQERQSNPFVGDAAL from the coding sequence ATGCATGTCGTCGTCGTTCCCGTCACGCCCTTCCAGCAGAACTGCTCGCTGCTGCGCTGCGATTCCGGCCGCGCCGGCGCCGTCATCGACCCGGGCGGCGACATCGGGCAGATCCTCGCCACCGCGCAAGCCGAGGGCATCGACATCGGCAAGGTGCTGCTGACGCATGCGCATATCGATCATGCCGGGGCCGCGGCGGAGCTCGCGGCGCGGCTCGGCGTGCCCATCGAGGGGCCACAGCGCGAGGACCAGTTCTGGATCGAGAAGCTGCCCGAGCAGAGCCGGATGTTCGGCTTCCCGCCGGCCGCGGCCTTCACGCCGGCGCGCTGGCTCGAGCACGGCGACCGGGTCGGCGTCGGTGACGAGGAGCTGGAGGTGCTGCACACGCCAGGCCACACGCCCGGCCACGTGGTGTTCTTCCACCGCCGCGACCGCATCGCCTTCGTCGGCGACGTGCTCTTCGCCGGCTCCGTCGGCCGCACCGACTTCCCCCGCGGCGACTTCGCCACGCTGGTGGACTCCATCACGCACCGCCTCTGGCCGCTCGGCGACGATGTCACCTTCATCCCCGGCCACGGCCCCACCTCCACCTTCGGCCAGGAACGGCAGAGCAACCCCTTCGTCGGCGACGCCGCGCTTTGA
- a CDS encoding dihydropteroate synthase, whose amino-acid sequence MIPGLQIIGERINPGFRSTRQLFETADIAGIQALAQRQAAAGAAWLNINTGADALAQPDFLVAVIRAVQAVVDLPLSLDSPDARVQEIGLRAYDAARARGRKPLINSITEARWTLPGGGACPAGVILMASERMEAGEARQNRSGAEIHATARRCVERLVAEHGLAPGEIIVDVSISALAADLTGLTRATLEGMERIAGDPALAGVHLCGGLSNFAQQLPATTRGGLPLREGLENAFLTLAMPRGLDMIIGTPWRDYRLLPDGDPVLVALREIIALDGRPALRRLLQLQRS is encoded by the coding sequence ATGATTCCCGGTCTGCAGATCATCGGCGAGCGCATCAATCCGGGCTTTCGCAGCACGCGGCAGCTGTTCGAGACGGCCGACATCGCCGGCATCCAGGCGCTGGCGCAGCGCCAGGCGGCGGCCGGCGCGGCATGGCTGAACATCAACACCGGCGCGGACGCGCTCGCACAGCCGGATTTCCTGGTCGCCGTGATCCGCGCGGTGCAGGCGGTGGTCGACCTGCCGCTGAGCCTCGACTCGCCCGACGCGCGGGTGCAGGAGATCGGCCTGCGCGCCTATGACGCCGCGCGCGCCCGTGGCCGCAAGCCGCTCATCAACTCCATCACCGAGGCGCGCTGGACGCTGCCCGGCGGCGGGGCCTGCCCGGCCGGCGTCATCCTCATGGCCTCGGAGCGGATGGAGGCGGGCGAGGCGCGGCAGAACCGCAGCGGCGCCGAGATCCACGCCACCGCACGGCGCTGTGTCGAGCGGCTGGTGGCGGAGCACGGGCTCGCCCCCGGCGAGATCATCGTCGATGTCTCCATCAGCGCGCTGGCCGCGGACCTCACTGGCCTGACCCGCGCGACGCTCGAGGGCATGGAGCGCATCGCCGGTGATCCCGCGCTGGCCGGCGTGCACCTCTGCGGCGGGCTGAGCAATTTCGCCCAGCAGCTGCCGGCCACCACGCGCGGTGGCCTGCCGCTGCGGGAGGGCCTCGAGAACGCCTTCCTGACGCTCGCCATGCCGCGCGGGCTCGACATGATCATCGGCACGCCCTGGCGGGATTACCGGCTGCTGCCCGACGGGGACCCGGTGCTGGTGGCCCTGCGCGAGATCATCGCGCTGGATGGCCGGCCCGCGCTGCGCCGCCTGCTGCAGCTGCAGCGCTCCTGA
- a CDS encoding amidohydrolase family protein, which translates to MTGAADTQVLVARRYFCGRRFHDDGPYAFHLRGGRIAAITAPGEPGPGGAGAGAAHATTVGFLMPGLVEAHCHLFLDGTPSARGAGRAAPAGDTASLQAIATANLRRARAAGITLLRDAGDRHGINHAMRQLVRGEPGVEVRSPGPAICRRGAYGRFMGTEVATREEAFAAVERLAPGADDIKIILTGIVDFGRMAVSAGPQFDAATLRGMVERAHHHGRPVFVHCSGLEGIEAAIAAGVDSIEHGYFMSAAALQAMADRGIAWVPTLAPVHFQWAHPQAAGWSPPTIANLGRILDAHRAQIARADELGVRLIAGSDAGSPGVVHGQGLLDELALMRGAGLSVARVLAAATAAPREHWGLAWPDLRAGSPAEFVTAEASPFEAADWGAALRVFVPDAAVTPAG; encoded by the coding sequence GTGACCGGCGCTGCCGACACACAGGTGCTGGTCGCCCGCCGCTACTTCTGCGGCCGGCGCTTCCACGACGACGGGCCCTACGCGTTCCACCTGCGCGGCGGGCGCATCGCGGCGATCACCGCGCCCGGCGAACCGGGTCCGGGCGGAGCAGGGGCCGGCGCGGCGCACGCCACGACCGTCGGCTTCCTGATGCCCGGGCTGGTGGAGGCCCACTGCCATCTCTTTCTCGACGGTACGCCGTCCGCGCGCGGCGCGGGGCGCGCGGCCCCGGCCGGCGACACGGCGTCCCTGCAGGCGATCGCCACGGCCAACCTGCGCCGGGCACGCGCGGCGGGCATCACGCTGCTCCGCGATGCCGGCGACCGCCATGGCATCAATCACGCGATGCGCCAGCTGGTCCGCGGCGAGCCGGGCGTGGAGGTCCGCTCGCCGGGGCCGGCCATCTGCCGCCGGGGTGCCTACGGCCGCTTCATGGGCACCGAGGTCGCCACGCGCGAGGAGGCCTTCGCCGCGGTCGAACGCCTGGCCCCCGGGGCGGACGACATCAAGATCATCCTCACCGGCATCGTCGATTTCGGGCGCATGGCCGTGAGCGCCGGCCCGCAGTTCGATGCCGCGACGCTGCGCGGGATGGTCGAGCGCGCGCACCATCACGGCCGGCCGGTGTTCGTCCACTGCAGCGGGCTGGAGGGCATCGAGGCCGCCATCGCCGCGGGGGTCGACTCCATCGAGCACGGCTACTTCATGAGTGCCGCGGCGCTGCAGGCCATGGCCGACCGCGGCATCGCCTGGGTGCCCACGCTGGCGCCGGTGCACTTCCAGTGGGCGCACCCGCAGGCGGCGGGCTGGTCGCCGCCGACAATCGCGAACCTCGGGCGCATCCTCGACGCGCATCGGGCGCAGATCGCGCGGGCGGATGAGCTGGGGGTGCGGCTGATCGCCGGTTCGGATGCGGGCAGCCCTGGTGTCGTCCACGGCCAGGGCCTGCTCGACGAGCTGGCGCTCATGCGCGGGGCGGGGCTGTCGGTGGCGCGCGTGCTGGCCGCGGCGACAGCGGCGCCGCGCGAGCACTGGGGGCTGGCGTGGCCGGACCTGCGTGCGGGCAGTCCCGCCGAGTTCGTCACGGCGGAGGCGTCACCCTTCGAGGCGGCGGACTGGGGTGCGGCGCTCCGGGTCTTCGTGCCGGATGCCGCCGTTACGCCTGCCGGGTAA